In the Haloarcula salinisoli genome, TGCTGTGTGTGGACGTCTGTCCCGTCGACGCCATCGACGTCGATCCCGGTCGAGCGGGTCGCATCTGACAGGAAACGCAGGGTTCCGGTACGTCGCTGGTATGTAGATTTATTAACATTAGCGGATGACCCTTCGACCGAGGGTCATGACAGCAATACACACGGTCGTTCTGACGAAAGGGGTCCCGGACTTCCGCGAGGGGCAGGTCTCGTTCGACGAGGACGGCCACCTCGAACGCGGCAAGACGCCGACGGTGATGAACCCGAACGACAGGCCGGCCCTGCGGGCGGCGCTGCAGGCGAAGGTGCGAACGGGCGGCACCGTCTCGCTGATGAGCATGGGGCCGCCGGGGTACGAGGACGTGCTCCGGGAGGGAATGGAAGCCGTCTACGCCGACGATTGCTATCTCCTCTCGGACCGTGAGATGGGCGCCGCGGACACCTGGGCGACGGCGATGACCGTCGCCACGGGCATCCAGCGGCTCGCAGACACGCCTGACCTCGTCGTCGCGGGGTTCAAGACCGCCGACGGGGAGACGGGCCACACCGGGCCCCAGACGGCGTACTGTCTGGGCTGGCCGCTCGTTACGCACGTCACTTCGCTCGACGTCGATGCAGGGGCCGGTCGGCTCCGGGCGGAGCGGCTCGTCGACGGGGACGCGAGCGAAGTGGAGACCGTCGAGGCGCCGCTCC is a window encoding:
- a CDS encoding electron transfer flavoprotein subunit beta/FixA family protein; its protein translation is MHTVVLTKGVPDFREGQVSFDEDGHLERGKTPTVMNPNDRPALRAALQAKVRTGGTVSLMSMGPPGYEDVLREGMEAVYADDCYLLSDREMGAADTWATAMTVATGIQRLADTPDLVVAGFKTADGETGHTGPQTAYCLGWPLVTHVTSLDVDAGAGRLRAERLVDGDASEVETVEAPLPCFVVADPEFEPRYRTASHRLVHKDLREATQQRAENLEDHLTVWDHEELNLDPDYIGLDGSPTIVAGVDPIPKAPAERDATVVDGSRASELEPVLSELTPYAAGD